A genomic segment from Pseudoduganella chitinolytica encodes:
- the bla gene encoding class A beta-lactamase, whose translation MTISLKRRTLLAAAALPIIPTAFARRPLTPFERIEARWGGRLGVAAIDTGTGEVVGNRRDERFPFCSTFKSIVAAAVLARSVGEPGFLDKRLRYTQADIKPHSPVSEKHVDGGMTAAELCAATIQYSDNAAANILMRELGGPAAITAYARTLGDTTFRLDRWETELNTAIPGDERDTTTPLAMARTLQKLLVEDGLPPAQQRQLKDWMVGNTTGDTRIRAGVPKGATVADKTGTAGSYGVANDIGVVYLPERAPIVLAVFTHSTDERAEARSEIVAEATSIALKRLDPGPFTRPR comes from the coding sequence ATGACCATCTCGCTCAAACGCCGCACCCTGCTGGCGGCAGCCGCACTGCCGATCATTCCCACGGCCTTCGCCAGGAGGCCGCTCACCCCCTTCGAGCGCATCGAAGCACGCTGGGGCGGCCGGCTGGGTGTCGCGGCCATCGACACCGGCACCGGCGAGGTCGTCGGCAATCGGCGCGACGAGCGCTTCCCCTTCTGCAGCACCTTCAAGAGCATCGTCGCCGCGGCCGTGCTGGCACGCAGCGTCGGCGAACCGGGATTCCTGGACAAGCGCCTGCGCTACACGCAGGCCGACATCAAGCCGCACTCGCCCGTCAGCGAGAAACACGTGGACGGCGGCATGACGGCAGCAGAACTGTGCGCTGCCACGATCCAGTACAGCGACAACGCGGCCGCGAACATCCTGATGCGCGAGTTGGGCGGCCCCGCCGCCATCACGGCCTATGCCCGCACGCTCGGCGACACGACGTTCCGGCTGGACCGGTGGGAAACGGAGCTGAACACGGCCATCCCCGGCGACGAGCGCGATACGACGACGCCGCTGGCGATGGCGCGCACCTTGCAGAAGCTGCTGGTCGAGGACGGCCTGCCGCCAGCGCAGCAGCGCCAGCTGAAGGACTGGATGGTGGGGAACACGACGGGCGACACGCGCATCCGCGCCGGCGTGCCGAAGGGAGCGACGGTCGCCGACAAGACCGGCACCGCCGGCAGCTACGGCGTCGCCAACGACATCGGCGTCGTCTACCTGCCGGAGCGCGCGCCGATCGTGCTGGCTGTCTTCACGCACAGCACGGACGAGCGCGCCGAGGCGCGCAGCGAGATCGTCGCCGAGGCGACTTCGATCGCG